Proteins found in one Candidatus Rokuibacteriota bacterium genomic segment:
- a CDS encoding EamA family transporter, with protein sequence MPASALALVLAAALFHAGWNALTKRARDQLAFLWSSLSLATVLLAPFGIAYLPDAGVPAAALPYLVTTSVVHAAYFFALGKAYATGELSLVYPIARGLGVALVPVGALLVLEERLSPLGAAGIALVVLGIVTITAGPAAAGGAARVRRHLGAGAGWALVTGVTIASYSLVDKAGVARLHPVPYLAVMGVAMSLLLAVPVLARRGALRREWQLNWRTILIASTMNLTSYLLVLFAFTLSKAGYVVASREISIVLSVLIGRLWLGERQLGRRLVGAAVVVVGVICVALAR encoded by the coding sequence ATGCCCGCCTCCGCGCTCGCGCTCGTCCTCGCCGCCGCGCTCTTCCACGCGGGGTGGAACGCGCTGACCAAGCGGGCACGCGATCAGCTGGCCTTCCTCTGGTCCTCCCTGTCGCTGGCGACCGTGCTCCTCGCGCCCTTCGGGATCGCGTACCTGCCGGACGCCGGGGTGCCGGCGGCGGCGCTGCCGTACCTCGTGACGACCTCGGTCGTGCACGCCGCGTACTTCTTCGCGCTCGGGAAGGCCTATGCCACGGGGGAGCTGTCCCTCGTGTATCCGATCGCGCGGGGCCTGGGCGTGGCGCTGGTGCCGGTGGGGGCGCTCCTCGTGCTGGAAGAGCGGCTGTCGCCGCTCGGGGCGGCGGGAATCGCCCTCGTCGTGCTGGGCATCGTCACGATCACGGCCGGTCCCGCTGCGGCGGGTGGCGCGGCGAGGGTGCGCCGCCACCTCGGCGCGGGGGCGGGCTGGGCGCTGGTGACCGGCGTGACCATCGCGTCGTACTCGCTGGTGGACAAGGCGGGTGTCGCGCGGCTCCACCCCGTGCCGTACCTCGCCGTCATGGGGGTCGCCATGAGCCTGCTCCTGGCCGTGCCGGTCCTCGCGCGCCGCGGGGCCCTCCGCCGCGAGTGGCAGCTCAACTGGCGCACGATCCTGATCGCGTCCACGATGAACTTGACGAGCTATCTCCTCGTGCTCTTCGCCTTCACGCTCTCCAAGGCGGGCTACGTCGTCGCCTCACGGGAGATCTCCATCGTGCTCTCGGTGCTCATCGGCCGGCTGTGGCTCGGTGAGAGGCAGCTGGGCCGGCGGCTCGTCGGCGCCGCCGTCGTCGTGGTCGGCGTCATCTGCGTGGCGCTGGCCCGCTGA
- a CDS encoding ABC transporter ATP-binding protein: MLTVSGLTKRFGGFTALSRVSFDVAEGEILGLIGPNGSSKTTIFNCISGAFPATAGSIRFRGDEISALTPDKICHRGIARTFQIPRPFRKLTILENVAVAAHYGSNERGTEGEARGRAREVLALVGLPTDDGASTALLGAAGLKKLELARALATRPTLLLADEILGGLDPGEMAAAADMLRRIRHELRITIVWVEHIMATLMRVVDRVVVLDHGEKIAEGRPVDVAEDPKVIEAYLGEKIVLA, translated from the coding sequence GTGCTGACCGTCTCGGGCCTGACCAAGCGGTTCGGCGGCTTCACCGCCCTGAGCCGGGTGTCGTTCGACGTGGCCGAGGGAGAGATCCTCGGTCTCATCGGCCCCAACGGCTCGAGCAAGACCACCATCTTCAACTGCATCTCGGGCGCCTTTCCGGCCACGGCCGGCTCCATCCGGTTCAGGGGCGATGAGATCTCCGCCCTCACGCCCGACAAGATCTGCCACCGCGGCATCGCCCGGACGTTCCAGATCCCGCGCCCCTTCCGCAAGCTCACGATCCTGGAGAACGTCGCCGTCGCCGCCCACTACGGGAGCAACGAGCGCGGCACGGAGGGCGAGGCGCGCGGCCGCGCGCGCGAGGTGCTGGCGCTGGTGGGCCTGCCCACCGACGACGGCGCGTCCACGGCGCTCCTGGGCGCCGCGGGGCTGAAGAAGCTCGAGCTGGCCCGGGCGCTCGCCACGCGGCCGACGCTGCTGCTGGCCGACGAGATCCTCGGCGGCCTCGATCCCGGCGAGATGGCCGCCGCCGCGGACATGCTCAGGCGGATCCGTCACGAGCTCAGGATCACCATCGTCTGGGTGGAGCACATCATGGCCACCCTCATGCGGGTGGTGGATCGCGTCGTGGTGCTCGACCACGGCGAGAAGATCGCCGAGGGCCGGCCGGTCGACGTGGCGGAGGATCCGAA
- a CDS encoding ABC transporter substrate-binding protein — MLVGALALLGGSLQPAWAQTIKIGVLFDQSGPFSAAGSLNCWRGAKLIIDYVNERGGVLGKHRIVRVDGDSQSKAEVAINEAERLLNVEKVDILAGIYSSAHAVPLAEKVDKQKKFLWITTAISDAVFKDRNLQYVFRPQPNGGLFGAVSVQYIAANSQEKLKKAAKDLRVAVIYEDGPYGAGVAASNEAEAKKLGMQVVLKEGYSVSAPDLSSLVTKLRAARVDVLFHTGYNPDIALFLRQAKEQGLRVKAYMGHGAGHSQLDKLKEAFGNEIEAFHTVDPVASQLLDPKTLKPGVGALTAEMVKRYKGEFEPNMAVAAIAPHVSMGFNNLWILLNDVLPRAIQKHGGWSPEALAKAARETDIPEAGTMMGYGVKFFGEGHPMRGQNGRAFPVVFQVVAGKFEVVYPKTVATAAPILPLPAASPWAAR, encoded by the coding sequence ATGCTCGTGGGTGCCCTGGCACTGCTGGGCGGCTCTCTGCAGCCGGCCTGGGCCCAGACGATCAAGATCGGCGTCCTCTTCGATCAGAGCGGCCCGTTCTCCGCGGCCGGATCGCTCAACTGCTGGCGCGGGGCCAAGCTGATCATCGACTACGTGAACGAGCGCGGCGGCGTGCTCGGCAAGCACAGGATCGTCCGCGTGGACGGCGACAGCCAGTCCAAGGCGGAGGTCGCCATCAACGAGGCCGAGCGGCTGCTGAACGTCGAGAAGGTGGACATCCTGGCCGGCATCTACTCCAGCGCCCACGCCGTGCCGCTGGCCGAGAAGGTGGACAAGCAGAAGAAGTTCCTCTGGATCACGACGGCCATCTCGGATGCCGTCTTCAAGGACCGGAACCTGCAGTACGTGTTCCGCCCTCAGCCCAACGGTGGGCTCTTCGGCGCCGTCTCGGTCCAGTACATCGCGGCCAACTCGCAGGAGAAGCTCAAGAAGGCGGCCAAGGACCTCCGCGTCGCCGTGATCTACGAGGATGGCCCCTACGGGGCCGGCGTCGCGGCCTCCAACGAGGCCGAGGCCAAGAAGCTCGGCATGCAGGTGGTGCTCAAGGAAGGCTACTCCGTGAGCGCCCCCGACCTGTCGTCCCTGGTGACCAAGCTCCGCGCGGCCCGGGTCGACGTGCTCTTCCACACCGGGTACAACCCCGACATCGCCCTCTTCCTCCGCCAGGCCAAGGAGCAGGGCCTGCGCGTCAAGGCCTACATGGGGCACGGCGCGGGGCACAGCCAGCTCGACAAGCTCAAGGAGGCCTTCGGCAACGAGATCGAGGCCTTCCATACCGTCGATCCGGTGGCCTCCCAGCTCCTGGACCCGAAGACGCTCAAGCCCGGCGTGGGCGCCCTCACCGCCGAGATGGTCAAGCGCTACAAGGGCGAGTTCGAGCCCAACATGGCGGTGGCCGCCATCGCCCCGCACGTATCCATGGGCTTCAATAACCTCTGGATCCTGCTCAACGACGTCCTGCCCCGGGCCATCCAGAAGCACGGCGGGTGGAGCCCTGAGGCGCTCGCCAAGGCCGCTCGGGAGACCGACATCCCCGAGGCCGGCACGATGATGGGGTATGGCGTGAAGTTCTTCGGCGAGGGGCACCCCATGCGCGGCCAGAACGGGCGCGCCTTCCCGGTGGTATTCCAGGTCGTGGCAGGGAAGTTCGAGGTCGTCTACCCCAAGACCGTCGCCACCGCCGCGCCCATCCTGCCGCTTCCGGCCGCCTCGCCGTGGGCGGCCCGCTGA